CTTAATTAAATAAAAGTTTGATCAACTTCAAATATAGGCATACAACTGAGTTTCGTGTCCTTTGCAATTGcttcaaaaatacaaaaataaaaaaaaaattcttaaaaaatGCAATTGGTGTACTATGCATGTTAGTCTGCATTAATGTAAAGCTCATTTAGCACCAGCATCTCAAAATTAAAAAGAACCATAGTGTTAGTCTTGTAGGCACAAAAATTGTAGCTTGACGGCCCTGCTGAGGGAGTTACCAATGGATATGACATGCTATAGATTCTATGGCTTTCCTTTAGGACGAGAAGGCCTGTGTATTCTCTTTCATTTGAAATATGTAATCTGGTTGAGTATTCATATGCTAATTTATCCACCTTGTCAGTTCTCAGTTGCCACTTCTTTTAATTCAGTGCATAAAGCAGCAGATTGGTACTCAGTTTTTATCAAATTGAAGTTTTTATGGAACGATTTATGTAAGTTCTTTTCCTGGTGTAGCCAGCAAAATATATTTTGCTTTTCCTGAGTAGTAGGAAGAAATTTTCATATCGTACAATCACTCAAAATACAGGTAAGTTTGAATGAGATCAAGCAAAATTGATGACTGACAATTGATGTGTGCAGCCATTAGTCTGTTTAAAAGAAGTCAAGAAAGTTGTATAATGTTGTATAATGTGGTATAATGATATCAGAGCTAAGTCAACCTGTGagttaacatcatcatcatctagAGAAGTATATTGGCTGCTTGTTGCCATTTTTGTCAAGTAGTGCTTTCAGTTTGATGTATACTTTGTCAAAGTTGTGCCACTGCACTGAACTAGTTCTTCTTTTCGTTTATGCATGTATAATTTCAATTATCTACCTTAGTATGGAAAAAATCAGCTGGGAAATTTCTCGTCCATTACAAAAATTCTATTTTGCCCAGGTAGGAGAACTTAAGAAATTGGTTGAAGAGGGTAAAATAAAGTATATAGGTCTATCCGAGGCCTCAGCTTCAACAATTAGAAGAGCACATGCTGTTCATCCAATAACAGCTGTACAGTTGGAGTGGTCATTGTGGACCAGAGATATCGAGGAAGAGATTATTCCCACTTGCAGGTAGTGCATTTATCCTGCTTCATTTTCTACATGGTCTGGAAGAAATATGAAGTTCTAAGTTCATTTTGGTGTAATCTTGTAGAGAGCTTGGAATAGGGATTGTTGCATACAGTCCACTTGGAAGAGGATTCTTCTCTTCAGGTCCAAAGCTGGTTGAGAATTTGACTGATGATGACTACCGAAAGGTTTGTGAATATCCAAAAAGATTAGTAGTTTCTAGTGTAGCATAGTCAGTAGCAATCTTGCTCAATATCCCTTTGATGTCCAATAATTTGGTGGAGCTTTTCTGAAACTATCTAATTTAATTAACTTCTGTCCAACAAAGCGGCACAACAAGCTTTTTTCTATCCACCAAGTCTTCTAGCGTTGGATTCCAATAAATGCAGTTTTTGGCATTGTTAGAAACTGAACCTTTTGTACAGACAGGATTGAAAGTGTGTGCTCTGTATTTAGTTTGAATTTGAAGATAGCAATAGCATTGTCAAATATCACAAGCAGTGGGAGTGTTCTATTTTATGGTGGAAGAACATCCTAGACATgagaaaaggaagaaactaTGGCATTTTTTAGTAATATTCTCTTCACAATTTTGAGGGGAAATGGACTTACATTGCAATGGCATCATCTGGTGTTAGGCACAAAAGTTATACATTGTCCTCTGaaattgttttttttcccttttcatatACATCCTCTACAGTTTGGTTGGTCACAAGTTCACTTGATAATACTGTCCAGATGGTATGAAACTGTATTGGATTTCTATTTCGAGTTTCCTCTCTGATGGGATATGTTTCTCAGGATCTACCTTCTACAATTGATGTTTCTTAGCGTACTCAGTCCACCTTACTGGATTGTTCTTTCCCCTGAACTTTGTACGCCTCAAGCAATAGTATCGATCATCTTGAAGTTATTCGTAATGTTTTCATTTGTAGACAACACGTGTTGCTCCCTTTTGAATTTCTGGCATTACAGTTGCTTAAATTTCGAAATTCGTACAATGCAGTATATGCCAAGGTTTCAAGCAGAGAATTTGGAGCACAACAAGAACTTGTACGAGCAGGTCAATGCCATTGCTTCAAGGAAGGGTTGTACCCCATCACAGCTAGCTTTGGCCTGGGTCCATCACCAAGGCAAAGATGTTTGCCCCATACCTGGCACTACCAAGATTGAGAACCTCGATCAGAATATAGGAGCTTTGTCTGTGAAACTGTCGGCAGAGGAAATGGCGGAACTTGAATCTATTGCTTCGGCTATCAAGGGTGAGAGATACGAGTCTGACGCTGGCACTTGGAAAACTTCTGAAACTCCACCTTTGTCAACCTGGAAGAGGACATGAAGGCGTACCTTTGTGATGGCAATAATCCCTTCTAGCTGTGTGCCTGTTGGTGGATTTCACTATATTGGGAGTTGAGTAGCATGTATTTGTTCCAAGAAATTTCGTCATATTATTGTCTCGGGGGTTAAGGCATGTAAAGTTATAATAAGAAGAATGGAGTTTTAAGAGTGATTGTAATGAATGAAGATTTGGTCATGTAAAAGCATATAGTAATTTTCCTTGCAGTATGCATTAAAAATTATCTATTGTACTTCTGAATATTatagtttggaaaaaaaaaaggaatacttGTTATCatttgggggaaaaaaaatagtGTAGCTGTCACGCCTCATTGCTCTGTTATATTTCTCGCACGTGCTAGTAACGAGACATCTGTTATATTTCTCAAGGACAAGACAATATTAAACTAGAAATACTTACTTAAAAAGTAATAGCATTAATGGAACTAATTATAGTGCGGTATAACTTTGTATTCGAAATAACCTATAAATATTTGAGGATTTCATATGCTAAACATCAAGTAGAGATAACATGTGCGAGTATCAACTATTATAGTATAGCGAAGTACAACTATACTACTAATTCCTATCTCCTAAAGATTTAGTAGAAATCATTTTTTGGGTTTTGGACATAGACTAACTCATAATATCCAAAATCtacaaaagtaataaaaatggGTTGAGCGATGATTGCTCGGTAGGTAGCAGCTACTGTGATGTCtcgcaaaaatttattatttttaaaatccatTCCGAgcatatttaaatatttaattgtccATTTACtctgattattattttctaacctctttaaatctaattacatggatttatagtttcgttatattttttttaaagtgtctcgtttcaaaatttaatttttggaagctcattAAGTGAATATGGTGAATACGCGATTAGGGATTTTAGCTGATTTGGAAATACCATAAGTtgggaaaattggagacttgtacaatggttctaaaataaGTATTTctatgtttaaatattcaagtgatagttattagtactatcgttataagaatttcttggaagtttcGTTTTATCGCGCTTAagttggagatacgcgtttttacacgcgcgatttaattgggggactttagacccttattctgggacaattaagagtaaataatattaatatgattATAAGTATATTGGAGGTTTAGGGCACTAGTGAAATGAacgcgagagaaatcgagcacaaaacgcacgcgtacgcgcactattgaagagttgacttttgcaccaattCTAGCCACACAAATAAAGCTTTCTTAGGAAGCTAAATCAGAtcaaaacactctctctcttcctcacaAAGTGGCCGGCCATCAGCTGCAAAAATAACCCAAGGAGTTCATCATTTTTCATCTCAAAATCTTGCacaaatcatctccaattccTTCCAAATTTCACACACACTTAGCTTAATACTTGGAGATCATATTAAGCTGcaaaaagggggagcttttcacggttttcttgagctaagagagGGCCAAAATTCTGCCTTGTTTACCAACAcaagtaagtgacgatcaattctcaaattcttggtctatggaagttgatttacacttatgagcttagatattcatgtgggtggcttgttattgttggaaaattttgaatgtgggctctatgaactcccactcttgggttgatgGCTGATAtgatgcttgatgatggatttaatgttggtttagtgctcaaattggtagattaatggtgcatagctagtataaacttcaaggagtgcatggatgtaaagcttccaattctgcccctgttatGATTGTGCCTCTTTTTGCAGAATTTTGAGGTTTTAATGGtttgtatatgatgtttatctGTTGTATAGATGTTGTATAAAGTTTcatcgaaaaatattgaggtttggttggtcaaatggattaatctcgCACAGCTAGCAAACCTGGAAAAattttcccgtaatgctcagacagctttcttgtttcgtccataactctgtgcttcgatgtcaaaatcaagtgccgtcagtggcatttgaaactagacattcccagatttccaatggtataaaatataACTCCTAATTCCACCCGAGTATTCCGTACCAACCGTTTAAAGATGACTGTCATGTTTCTCTattttcctggaacgaagttcagaagctacaacttgaggcttgaatttgagctagttgtgtgctgaatttcagaacgatttcttctgtgaaattatagtttCATGAATgcat
This region of Coffea arabica cultivar ET-39 chromosome 3c, Coffea Arabica ET-39 HiFi, whole genome shotgun sequence genomic DNA includes:
- the LOC140003982 gene encoding probable aldo-keto reductase 2, which codes for MAAPVTVPRIKLGSQGLEVSAQGLGCMGMSAFYGPPKPEPDMIKLIHHAISRGITLLDTSDAYGPHTNEILIGKALKGGNREKVELATKFAFTYEGGQFGIRGDPDYVRAACEGSLKRLGLDCIDLYYQHRIDTNVPIEVTVGELKKLVEEGKIKYIGLSEASASTIRRAHAVHPITAVQLEWSLWTRDIEEEIIPTCRELGIGIVAYSPLGRGFFSSGPKLVENLTDDDYRKYMPRFQAENLEHNKNLYEQVNAIASRKGCTPSQLALAWVHHQGKDVCPIPGTTKIENLDQNIGALSVKLSAEEMAELESIASAIKGERYESDAGTWKTSETPPLSTWKRT